A stretch of the Streptomyces sp. NBC_00078 genome encodes the following:
- a CDS encoding DegT/DnrJ/EryC1/StrS aminotransferase family protein: MTVSLPGAVPFFPPALFEADRAALIGLVREVGLDPEQRFILGRRTAAFEDLLREDLEAADVVACSSGTSALTLVLRALDVGPGDEVIVPAFGCAPLAASVAGTGATPVFADIRPDTMTMDPAHAERLVTARTKAVMPAHMFSVMADMPSFVELARRHGLRLVEDSAVAQGGVLRGVPAGLWGEAGVYSFVQVKTCGMPGEGGVVVTRDAELGEKVRMLRNHGQVAGQRFVHHAIGLNSRFDEIQAAFQTHRYPGFPERLARRAEIAAYYTERFTPLAGRGVVPPPPDRDGRCFYVYTVLASDRDALGSHLAERGVATHVYYPRPLPAHRAFAAYAPPGAGWPRAEQAARRHLALPVHHLLSDAQVERVADLVCAFVTERS; this comes from the coding sequence ATGACCGTATCGCTCCCTGGCGCCGTCCCGTTCTTCCCGCCCGCCCTGTTCGAAGCCGACCGCGCCGCGCTCATCGGCCTGGTCCGGGAGGTGGGCCTGGACCCGGAGCAGCGGTTCATCCTGGGCCGGCGCACCGCGGCCTTCGAGGATCTGCTGCGCGAGGACCTGGAAGCGGCCGACGTGGTCGCGTGTTCCAGCGGCACCTCGGCTCTCACACTGGTGCTGCGGGCCCTGGACGTCGGTCCCGGTGACGAGGTGATCGTGCCCGCGTTCGGGTGCGCGCCGCTGGCCGCGTCGGTGGCCGGCACCGGAGCCACCCCGGTCTTCGCCGACATCCGGCCGGACACCATGACCATGGACCCGGCCCATGCCGAGAGGCTCGTCACCGCGCGGACCAAGGCGGTGATGCCTGCCCACATGTTCTCCGTGATGGCCGACATGCCGAGCTTCGTCGAGCTGGCCCGCCGGCACGGACTGCGTCTGGTGGAGGACTCGGCGGTCGCCCAGGGCGGCGTCCTGCGCGGTGTTCCGGCCGGACTGTGGGGCGAGGCCGGCGTCTACTCCTTCGTCCAGGTCAAGACCTGCGGCATGCCCGGCGAGGGGGGCGTGGTGGTCACCCGGGACGCGGAGCTGGGCGAGAAGGTGCGGATGCTGCGCAACCACGGCCAGGTCGCCGGGCAGCGCTTCGTGCACCACGCCATCGGGCTCAACAGCCGCTTCGACGAGATCCAGGCCGCGTTCCAGACGCACCGCTACCCGGGCTTCCCTGAGCGGCTGGCGCGGCGGGCGGAGATCGCCGCCTACTACACCGAGCGCTTCACGCCGCTGGCCGGCCGCGGCGTGGTCCCGCCCCCGCCCGACCGGGACGGCCGGTGCTTCTACGTCTACACGGTGCTCGCCTCCGACCGGGACGCCCTCGGCTCCCACCTGGCCGAGCGGGGGGTGGCCACGCACGTCTACTACCCGCGTCCCCTGCCCGCGCACCGCGCCTTCGCCGCCTACGCGCCACCCGGTGCCGGATGGCCCCGGGCGGAACAGGCCGCCCGCCGTCATCTGGCGCTGCCGGTACACCACTTGCTGAGCGACGCGCAGGTCGAACGCGTCGCCGACCTGGTGTGCGCGTTCGTCACCGAGCGGTCCTGA
- a CDS encoding DegT/DnrJ/EryC1/StrS aminotransferase family protein, whose protein sequence is MEEVFHSGKFSHGKQVGQLETALAEYTGARYVVGVNSGTDALVLLLRACGLRPGDGVLVPAYSFFATASAVVLAGGRPQFVDIAPETYAMDPAALEAAVTPRSRFVMPVHLFHTMADLAAVTAVARRHGLTVVEDSAEAIGMRRRGVHAGLHGAGGVLSFFPSKTLGALGDAGAVLTDDAEVADTVAALRHHGRTGRTLNDFPAISTDSAWPGVNSKMDDIQAAVLLAKLPLLEEQIAYRAELADAYTARLRDVPGIIRLPRTTAEGPGSRDVYYVYLIETEDRDALVAHLDRHGIGTEVYYPVPLPHQPAFAHLGHRTGEFPHAEAAARHAVALPFHPDLSPGDLDRVCDTVRSFLAGRRTTV, encoded by the coding sequence CGGACAGCTTGAGACGGCGCTCGCGGAATACACCGGCGCGCGGTACGTGGTCGGCGTCAACAGCGGCACCGACGCGCTCGTGCTGCTGCTGCGCGCCTGTGGGCTGCGTCCCGGCGACGGCGTCCTGGTGCCCGCGTACTCGTTCTTCGCCACCGCGTCGGCCGTCGTTCTGGCAGGCGGCCGGCCCCAGTTCGTCGACATCGCCCCGGAGACGTACGCGATGGATCCGGCGGCCCTGGAGGCAGCCGTCACTCCCCGCAGCCGGTTTGTGATGCCGGTGCATCTGTTCCACACGATGGCCGACCTCGCGGCCGTCACCGCGGTCGCACGCCGGCATGGTCTGACGGTGGTCGAGGACAGCGCCGAGGCGATCGGCATGCGCCGGCGCGGTGTACACGCGGGACTGCACGGCGCCGGAGGGGTGCTGTCCTTCTTCCCCTCCAAGACGCTCGGGGCGCTCGGGGACGCGGGAGCCGTGCTCACCGACGACGCGGAGGTGGCGGACACCGTCGCGGCCCTCCGCCACCACGGCAGGACCGGCCGTACGCTGAACGACTTCCCGGCGATCTCCACCGACAGCGCGTGGCCGGGCGTGAACAGCAAGATGGACGACATCCAGGCGGCCGTCCTGCTCGCCAAGCTGCCCCTCCTGGAGGAGCAGATCGCGTACCGGGCGGAGCTGGCCGACGCCTACACCGCCCGACTGCGGGACGTGCCGGGCATCATCCGCCTGCCACGGACCACCGCCGAGGGCCCGGGCTCCCGTGACGTGTACTACGTCTACCTCATCGAGACCGAGGACCGGGACGCTCTCGTCGCCCATCTCGACCGGCACGGCATCGGCACCGAGGTCTACTACCCGGTGCCGCTGCCCCACCAGCCCGCCTTCGCCCACCTGGGCCACCGGACGGGCGAGTTCCCGCACGCCGAGGCGGCGGCCCGGCATGCCGTGGCCCTGCCGTTCCACCCCGATCTCAGCCCCGGCGACCTGGACCGCGTGTGCGACACCGTCCGCTCCTTCCTCGCCGGAAGGAGGACGACCGTATGA